The following proteins come from a genomic window of Chloroflexota bacterium:
- a CDS encoding 5,10-methylenetetrahydrofolate reductase, with protein sequence MKLTHLWKTSPKPTLSFELFPARTEKAAANLDKAIDKLAALGPDFVSVTFGAGGSTRDGSYQLAKKLRDEKGLKVLTYFACYGLGPDEITAVLDDYQALGIENVLAVRGDEPREGDFTPHPESLPHASDLVAFIKPRYDFCLGVAAYPEGHIDAKSRVKDMEFLKMKVDLGAEYIITNYCYDNAFFFDFVERCRTAGIDVPILPGVMPIFSVKMMEMLAGLCGATITDEIHTGIAALPEDDKSALLDFGVDFAVNQCRDLIEAGVPGLHIYTMDRSASSVKIAARLRDEGLL encoded by the coding sequence ATGAAACTAACCCATCTCTGGAAAACCAGCCCCAAACCCACCCTGTCTTTCGAACTCTTCCCCGCGCGGACAGAGAAAGCCGCCGCTAATTTGGATAAAGCCATCGACAAACTCGCCGCTCTCGGCCCCGATTTTGTCTCGGTGACGTTTGGCGCGGGCGGCTCCACGCGCGATGGATCATATCAACTGGCGAAAAAATTGAGAGATGAAAAAGGGCTCAAAGTGTTGACCTATTTCGCCTGCTACGGCCTCGGCCCGGATGAAATCACTGCCGTGCTGGATGATTATCAAGCCTTGGGTATCGAGAATGTATTGGCCGTGCGCGGCGACGAACCCCGCGAGGGCGATTTCACGCCCCATCCAGAGAGCCTGCCCCACGCCTCGGACTTGGTCGCTTTCATCAAGCCGCGTTATGATTTCTGTTTGGGTGTAGCGGCCTACCCCGAAGGCCACATTGACGCCAAGAGCCGCGTCAAAGATATGGAATTTCTGAAGATGAAAGTAGACTTGGGCGCGGAATATATCATCACCAATTATTGCTACGATAACGCCTTTTTCTTCGATTTCGTCGAACGTTGCCGCACCGCAGGAATTGACGTTCCCATTTTGCCCGGCGTGATGCCCATCTTCAGCGTCAAGATGATGGAAATGCTGGCCGGTCTGTGCGGGGCGACCATCACCGATGAAATCCACACCGGCATTGCCGCCCTGCCTGAAGACGACAAATCCGCCCTGCTCGATTTCGGCGTAGACTTCGCCGTAAACCAGTGCCGCGACCTGATCGAAGCGGGTGTGCCGGGGCTGCATATTTATACGATGGATCGCAGCGCATCCAGCGTGAAGATTGCCGCGCGTTTGCGAGATGAAGGTCTGCTGTAG
- a CDS encoding ABC transporter substrate-binding protein codes for MLKKIPPFIVLAIVVFVATLVLTACGRADDEVGHYTIGLATNNPNGLKNVEGFRDEMTALGYIEGENVTYFFADEPTKGDDLDAALESMVEAEVDLIFTAGTPTGVAAHRITKGTNIPVVFGVIANPIDAGVMDDLTMPGGNMTGVQLSQNQARRLELLLEIAPDIQRVFFPYNPDDAAPISAMAQIFELAPGLGIEVVEGFAQNDDEVTTLLNNLPEDIDAIFMLPDSTINARVDDLVAIAIERKLPVSGPSMVQVEEGVLMAYGTIHYEVGTQAASIANQILKGADPGELPVQTAEYYLGINIQTAEAIGVEIPASLVQAAEVIITIEK; via the coding sequence ATGTTGAAGAAAATACCTCCCTTTATCGTGCTCGCAATCGTTGTTTTCGTCGCCACGCTTGTACTGACGGCTTGCGGCAGAGCGGACGATGAAGTTGGGCATTATACGATTGGTCTGGCAACAAACAATCCGAATGGGCTCAAGAATGTTGAGGGCTTCCGCGATGAGATGACAGCACTTGGCTATATCGAGGGAGAAAACGTCACGTATTTCTTCGCCGATGAACCGACCAAGGGCGACGATCTGGATGCTGCTCTCGAAAGCATGGTTGAAGCCGAGGTTGATCTCATCTTCACGGCCGGCACGCCCACAGGAGTCGCGGCCCATCGCATCACTAAAGGGACAAATATCCCCGTTGTGTTCGGCGTGATCGCCAATCCAATAGATGCTGGTGTCATGGACGACTTAACCATGCCGGGTGGCAATATGACTGGCGTACAACTGAGCCAAAATCAGGCCCGGCGACTGGAACTGCTCCTCGAGATCGCGCCAGACATCCAACGGGTCTTTTTCCCCTACAACCCTGATGATGCCGCGCCCATCAGCGCGATGGCACAAATTTTCGAGCTTGCTCCTGGTCTCGGCATTGAGGTCGTGGAGGGATTCGCGCAGAATGATGACGAAGTAACCACATTACTTAATAATTTGCCCGAGGATATAGATGCCATCTTTATGCTGCCAGATAGCACAATCAATGCCCGCGTGGATGATTTAGTTGCCATTGCCATCGAACGCAAACTGCCGGTTTCTGGCCCCAGCATGGTACAGGTTGAAGAAGGCGTATTGATGGCTTATGGTACTATCCATTACGAAGTCGGAACACAGGCTGCATCCATCGCAAACCAGATACTCAAGGGCGCTGACCCTGGCGAATTGCCTGTGCAAACGGCCGAATATTATCTGGGCATCAACATCCAGACTGCTGAGGCGATTGGCGTTGAAATTCCAGCATCGCTGGTGCAGGCTGCCGAAGTTATCATAACCATCGAAAAATAA
- a CDS encoding HAMP domain-containing protein, with translation MKNSLRVRFSLIFIGLAISPILLGLIFIAPYAFSRIEEESRVVQSKFAEQVSIEVSKYFEERKNELFFLDEIYALGTLEPDEQQELLSVFLLHQRIYQEIALLDAEGQEQIRLSRDTIFRNEDLRSRAATPEFLSPFENKDIYFSAVRFDETLREPLITISIPLEDRYTGEIVSVLVAEMRFKVIWDLLSEIDISGEGIAYIVDQLGQVVAHKNPAVVLSGTIVELPEEDTRTEGLSGNDVVLAMNLLQLGEQRLIVVVEQPADDVLKVVTNSLNLAIAILFIVFILAAGLAILIARQVVAPINLLAESAKAISAGDLSQRVESTSQDEVGQLASTFNQMTSDLQASRQKVEQHALELESKNEQLQHDIKKRMQAEQALSESEAQFRTLFESSSIGIGVADQQGNLLIFNETMRRDSGYSIEDLNAIGNVAALYYKPEDREIALTRFHEQGILTNFQTQFMRKDSLPYDVFLSLTPIHFKGQPCIQATVQDITARVQAEAELKKYQQHLEDMVETRTAELLAANKEMEAFNYSVSHDLRAPLRHINGFIHLLLQRKAGHLDPVSEHYLNNVADASKHMGNLIDDLLQFSRTSRVEIATQAIDPILLVEKIKKDLDLMTEKREIIWDISPLPKVWGDPGLIGIVWTNLISNAVKFTNHRERTHIEIGCQSPKDSRQTLQTRRGQALAEDSNEIVFFIRDNGIGFEPQYVDKLFAVFQRLHQTETYDGTGIGLAIVKRIIHRHGGDVWAESKKGEGATFYFTLKSANNG, from the coding sequence GTGAAAAATAGCCTGCGCGTTCGCTTTTCATTAATATTTATTGGTTTGGCAATTAGCCCAATATTGTTGGGGTTGATCTTCATCGCGCCATATGCTTTTTCTCGCATCGAAGAAGAGAGCCGAGTCGTACAGAGCAAATTTGCAGAGCAGGTCAGCATTGAAGTCAGTAAATACTTTGAAGAACGAAAGAACGAACTATTCTTTTTGGATGAAATCTATGCACTAGGAACACTTGAGCCTGATGAACAGCAAGAACTCTTGAGTGTCTTTCTATTACACCAGAGAATTTATCAGGAAATAGCTTTGCTGGATGCTGAGGGGCAGGAGCAAATTCGATTATCACGTGACACCATTTTTCGCAATGAAGACCTCCGGAGTCGCGCCGCAACTCCGGAATTTCTGTCTCCTTTTGAAAACAAGGATATTTACTTTAGCGCAGTTCGTTTTGATGAAACGCTTCGGGAACCGTTGATTACAATTTCCATTCCGCTCGAAGACCGGTATACCGGAGAGATCGTCTCGGTATTGGTAGCAGAGATGAGATTCAAGGTGATCTGGGATTTGCTCTCAGAAATTGACATATCTGGCGAAGGGATTGCATATATTGTTGATCAACTGGGGCAGGTAGTAGCCCATAAAAACCCGGCGGTTGTTTTGAGCGGAACGATAGTAGAACTTCCCGAAGAAGATACCCGCACAGAGGGTTTGTCTGGAAATGATGTTGTCCTCGCAATGAATTTGCTTCAACTTGGAGAGCAGAGATTGATTGTAGTCGTTGAACAACCTGCTGATGATGTGCTCAAAGTAGTCACGAATAGCCTTAATCTTGCAATCGCTATCCTATTCATTGTTTTTATACTTGCGGCAGGCCTTGCTATACTAATCGCCAGGCAAGTTGTTGCCCCAATTAATCTATTAGCAGAATCTGCAAAGGCTATCAGTGCTGGCGACTTGTCTCAACGAGTAGAATCCACCAGTCAGGATGAAGTAGGGCAGCTTGCTTCCACCTTCAATCAGATGACGAGCGATTTACAAGCATCCCGCCAAAAGGTTGAACAACACGCACTAGAGTTAGAATCAAAAAATGAGCAGCTACAGCATGATATCAAAAAGCGGATGCAAGCAGAGCAAGCGTTGAGCGAGAGCGAGGCGCAATTCCGCACTTTATTTGAAAGTTCATCCATTGGTATTGGCGTAGCGGATCAACAAGGCAATTTGCTTATATTCAACGAGACCATGCGTCGAGATAGTGGATATAGTATCGAAGATCTCAATGCTATTGGCAATGTCGCCGCGCTGTATTACAAACCTGAAGACCGTGAGATAGCGCTAACCCGCTTTCATGAGCAGGGTATCCTCACAAATTTCCAAACACAATTCATGCGCAAAGATAGCTTGCCCTACGATGTATTCCTATCCCTCACCCCCATTCACTTCAAGGGTCAACCCTGTATCCAAGCCACTGTCCAAGATATCACCGCACGGGTACAGGCCGAGGCAGAACTTAAAAAATATCAACAGCACCTGGAAGACATGGTCGAAACACGCACCGCCGAATTGCTAGCCGCCAACAAAGAGATGGAAGCCTTCAATTATTCCGTGTCCCACGACTTACGCGCGCCGCTGCGGCATATTAATGGCTTTATACATCTCCTGCTCCAACGCAAAGCGGGTCATCTTGATCCCGTATCCGAACATTACTTGAATAACGTCGCCGATGCATCTAAGCATATGGGCAATTTGATCGACGACTTGCTGCAATTTTCACGCACTTCACGAGTTGAAATAGCAACCCAAGCAATTGATCCAATATTGCTGGTTGAAAAAATCAAAAAAGACTTGGACCTGATGACAGAGAAACGCGAGATTATTTGGGATATTTCACCTCTCCCAAAAGTATGGGGTGATCCTGGGTTAATCGGCATTGTCTGGACAAATTTGATTTCCAATGCGGTGAAATTCACTAACCACCGAGAGCGGACACATATCGAGATTGGATGCCAATCCCCAAAAGATTCTCGTCAAACACTTCAAACCAGGCGGGGCCAAGCGCTGGCAGAAGATTCCAATGAAATTGTATTCTTCATCCGCGACAATGGAATTGGCTTCGAGCCTCAATATGTAGATAAGCTCTTTGCTGTTTTTCAACGTTTACATCAAACGGAAACTTATGATGGCACTGGTATCGGCCTTGCTATCGTCAAGCGCATCATCCACCGTCATGGGGGAGATGTGTGGGCCGAATCCAAAAAAGGTGAAGGAGCTACCTTCTATTTCACCTTGAAATCAGCCAACAACGGTTGA
- a CDS encoding CoA-binding protein, with protein MPKQPHPITLNPFFNPKGVVIIGASNDPAKLGYGLAINLVRSNYQGAIHFVNLKGGELLGRTIYTNVLEIPNPVDLAAVLIPAPYVADALRQCGQRGIQAAIIGSGGFREVGSEGAALEEEILAVARQYSIRLIGPNCIGLLDTHLPIDTTFLPPPGPTPGDVAFISHSGAICAAVIDWARGQGYGLSRLVSLGNQADVSETDMLAPVAADPFTHVLALYIEGVKDGRRFVEEARKVVQEKPIIALKVGRFEAGQRAVASHTGALAGQESAYNAAFRRGGVLRAATSEEMFDQARALAWCPLPKGRKVAVLTNAGGPGVTAADALEALGLELAELSGETRAALGGLLPPAASLSNPVDMLASAGPEQFAASLRIALADPGVDSVMAIYPTPPMYTAGAVAKAMIPIIHGAEKPVVVAVMGERLIQEAVEHLRAARVPEYRFPERAAAALAALVERAELLKFAQDEPVFPVNTPDVTTSDAATLLRAYGIPNAALHLAHARAEAVAIAAEIGFPVVMKIAAEGISHKSDIGGVLLNLGDAAAVQSAWDEIMRRAQAAHPEGVIEGVHLQQMIPRGQEVIIGAVRDPQFGPLVMFGSGGTEVEGLKDIAFGLAPLTRSDAEYMLEKTWAGRKLRGFRNIPPADRDAVLDALFRLAQLAFEHPEIEEIEINPLRVLAQGVVAVDVRYITVEG; from the coding sequence ATGCCGAAACAACCTCATCCCATTACCCTCAACCCCTTCTTCAACCCCAAAGGCGTAGTCATCATTGGAGCCTCCAACGACCCCGCCAAGCTGGGCTACGGTCTCGCTATCAATCTGGTGCGCAGCAATTACCAGGGAGCGATTCACTTTGTCAACCTTAAGGGCGGAGAACTTTTGGGACGCACAATTTATACCAACGTACTGGAAATCCCCAATCCAGTGGATTTAGCCGCCGTGCTGATTCCCGCGCCCTACGTGGCCGACGCCCTGCGTCAGTGCGGGCAGCGCGGCATTCAGGCCGCCATCATCGGCTCCGGGGGATTCCGCGAAGTCGGCTCAGAAGGCGCCGCGCTCGAAGAAGAAATTCTCGCAGTTGCCCGCCAGTACAGCATTCGGCTGATCGGCCCCAACTGCATCGGCCTGCTCGATACGCATCTGCCCATCGACACCACTTTCCTGCCGCCGCCCGGCCCCACCCCCGGGGATGTGGCCTTTATCTCGCATTCCGGGGCGATTTGCGCCGCAGTCATCGATTGGGCGCGCGGCCAGGGTTATGGCCTTTCGCGGCTGGTCAGTTTGGGAAATCAGGCCGATGTCAGTGAAACCGACATGCTCGCCCCCGTCGCCGCCGATCCCTTCACGCATGTGCTGGCGCTCTACATCGAGGGCGTCAAGGATGGTCGTCGTTTTGTCGAAGAAGCCCGCAAAGTTGTGCAAGAAAAACCCATTATCGCCCTCAAAGTCGGACGTTTCGAGGCCGGTCAGCGGGCGGTCGCTTCGCACACCGGCGCGCTGGCCGGGCAAGAAAGCGCCTACAACGCCGCATTCCGGCGGGGGGGTGTGCTGCGCGCCGCAACCAGCGAAGAGATGTTTGATCAGGCGCGCGCCCTGGCCTGGTGTCCGTTGCCGAAGGGACGCAAGGTGGCTGTTTTAACGAATGCCGGCGGACCGGGAGTCACCGCCGCCGATGCACTCGAAGCCCTGGGTTTGGAACTGGCCGAATTAAGTGGAGAAACGCGCGCCGCTCTAGGTGGCCTGCTGCCCCCGGCGGCCAGTCTCAGCAACCCGGTGGATATGCTGGCCTCGGCGGGGCCTGAGCAATTTGCCGCCAGCCTGCGAATCGCGCTGGCCGACCCCGGCGTAGACAGTGTCATGGCAATTTATCCCACCCCGCCAATGTACACCGCCGGAGCCGTCGCCAAAGCGATGATTCCCATCATCCACGGGGCTGAGAAGCCGGTAGTTGTGGCTGTGATGGGCGAACGTCTCATTCAAGAAGCCGTCGAGCATCTACGCGCCGCGCGGGTACCCGAATATCGCTTCCCCGAACGCGCCGCGGCGGCGTTAGCGGCTCTCGTCGAGCGCGCCGAATTGCTGAAGTTCGCACAAGATGAGCCGGTATTCCCCGTCAATACGCCTGACGTCACGACATCCGACGCCGCGACGCTTTTGCGTGCCTACGGCATCCCCAACGCGGCGCTGCATCTGGCGCACGCGCGCGCGGAGGCCGTTGCCATCGCCGCCGAAATCGGATTCCCCGTGGTGATGAAAATTGCCGCGGAAGGCATTTCGCACAAATCCGACATCGGAGGGGTGCTGCTCAATTTGGGGGACGCGGCTGCGGTGCAATCGGCCTGGGATGAGATTATGCGCCGAGCGCAGGCCGCCCACCCCGAGGGAGTCATCGAAGGCGTGCATCTTCAGCAGATGATTCCCCGCGGGCAGGAAGTCATTATCGGCGCGGTACGTGATCCCCAATTTGGCCCGCTGGTGATGTTCGGCTCCGGTGGCACAGAAGTTGAAGGCTTGAAAGACATCGCCTTTGGCCTGGCCCCGCTGACGCGCAGCGACGCCGAATATATGCTCGAAAAAACCTGGGCCGGGCGAAAATTACGCGGCTTCCGTAACATCCCCCCCGCCGATCGGGATGCTGTGTTGGATGCGCTTTTCCGGCTGGCGCAACTGGCCTTTGAACACCCCGAAATTGAGGAGATAGAAATCAACCCCCTGCGGGTGTTGGCGCAAGGGGTTGTGGCCGTCGATGTGCGATATATAACGGTTGAAGGTTGA
- a CDS encoding alpha-galactosidase produces MITLENTSLQLTIDPVAATWSLFGKQPDTPYLEGVKIGAEYQMPLSALLHAGQRHFHLLDLWPKARIHAPEAWSSPHGAAQQITLEVGPDANGMLFTLRFALLDEYPLMLWQISAENRGKFPIAMQSFTLLRAGSFQRSTLRFRRAHLGPGYLTITEKPGVPDSGGAIRPHPDPGEPAFFSNGWQSWSHTGAYAPEDTSRNTRLGFLAAQMWHNPETPRPRKPGHFASDMFGVLGDRQHRTGILVGFLSQKQHFGSLLTRIDDPLSPALHLWANGDNARLDPGASITTDWAAIQFVDVDDPAPLAPYLDAVARENALTPDPSSTGRGGRAGWCSWYHFFQNIDAEKIQSNLKAAQQTQEEIPINLFQIDDGFEAQIGDWFEFNAGFPNGVAALATEIREAGLNPGLWLAPFIVHSRAKLRRRHRDWLLRNKWGLPVNAGFVWNNLNKALDLTHPDALAYACDVVRTAAHEWGYPYLKLDFLYAAALNGRYRDRTKTRAQVLRTGLEALREAVGPDVELLGCGVPLGSSVGIFDAMRIGADVAPTWLPEFAGHQALFRREPSMPSARNALQNTLTRAAMHHRWWVNDPDCLLIRLDSELTLPEVQSLATAIALSGGALLLSDDLPNVPAERLRIAQQLLPLIGQTPRVLDWLDEPLPRLLRLDLENATGIWHLLAIFNWDNKKYNKNIPLERFGLDGEYFVRSFWDGATDAARGGVLPLKGIPPHGVKLLALRKAPPQSPPIPEGKDGTLTPAPSPIGRGESLYLGSDLHISQGLEATRFIVADNSLELELTRPGHAQGQIDLYLPHPPREASLNSLPVAWQSLPGQVYRFGVDFHNQAKLKIQM; encoded by the coding sequence ATGATTACCCTCGAAAATACTTCTCTTCAACTTACCATTGACCCCGTTGCTGCGACCTGGAGTTTGTTTGGCAAGCAACCTGATACCCCCTATCTCGAAGGGGTCAAAATTGGGGCTGAATATCAAATGCCGTTGTCTGCATTATTACATGCCGGACAACGGCATTTTCATTTGCTGGATTTGTGGCCCAAGGCGCGCATCCACGCCCCGGAGGCATGGAGCAGCCCCCACGGGGCAGCACAGCAGATCACGCTCGAAGTGGGGCCAGATGCCAATGGGATGCTCTTCACCCTGCGTTTTGCCCTGCTCGACGAATACCCCCTCATGCTCTGGCAAATCAGTGCCGAGAACCGCGGCAAATTCCCCATTGCCATGCAGTCGTTTACCCTGCTGCGGGCAGGCTCCTTTCAACGTTCTACGCTGCGTTTCCGCCGCGCCCACCTCGGCCCCGGATACCTGACCATCACCGAAAAGCCCGGCGTACCCGATTCGGGCGGCGCTATTCGCCCGCACCCCGATCCCGGCGAACCGGCCTTCTTCTCGAATGGCTGGCAAAGCTGGTCGCACACTGGAGCCTACGCGCCGGAGGATACCTCCCGCAACACCCGCCTGGGATTTTTGGCCGCGCAAATGTGGCATAACCCCGAAACACCGCGCCCGCGTAAACCCGGCCATTTCGCCAGCGATATGTTCGGCGTACTCGGCGACCGCCAACACCGCACGGGCATATTGGTCGGATTTCTCTCGCAGAAACAGCATTTTGGTTCCCTGCTGACGCGCATTGATGACCCGCTCTCGCCCGCCCTGCATTTATGGGCCAACGGCGATAACGCCCGCCTCGACCCCGGCGCGAGCATTACCACCGATTGGGCCGCGATTCAGTTTGTAGATGTAGATGACCCCGCCCCACTTGCGCCCTATCTCGATGCTGTCGCGCGGGAGAATGCCCTCACCCCCGACCCATCTTCCACTGGGAGAGGGGGGCGAGCAGGTTGGTGCAGTTGGTACCATTTCTTCCAGAATATTGACGCTGAAAAGATACAAAGCAACTTGAAAGCTGCACAACAAACACAAGAAGAAATTCCCATCAATCTCTTCCAGATTGACGACGGTTTTGAAGCCCAAATTGGCGACTGGTTTGAATTTAACGCCGGCTTTCCCAATGGCGTGGCTGCGCTGGCCACCGAAATTCGGGAGGCGGGTTTAAATCCCGGACTATGGCTGGCGCCATTTATTGTGCATTCGCGCGCCAAACTGCGCCGCCGTCACCGCGACTGGCTGCTGCGCAACAAATGGGGGCTGCCTGTCAACGCCGGATTTGTGTGGAACAACCTCAACAAAGCCCTCGACCTGACGCACCCCGACGCGCTGGCCTATGCCTGCGATGTCGTCCGCACAGCCGCGCACGAATGGGGTTACCCGTATCTCAAACTCGATTTTCTCTACGCCGCGGCGCTCAACGGACGTTACCGCGACCGCACGAAAACCCGCGCCCAGGTATTGCGCACGGGTCTCGAAGCCTTGCGCGAAGCCGTTGGGCCAGATGTCGAACTACTCGGCTGCGGCGTGCCGCTGGGTTCGTCCGTTGGCATATTCGATGCCATGCGCATTGGCGCCGATGTAGCCCCAACCTGGCTACCGGAATTCGCCGGGCATCAGGCGTTATTCCGGCGTGAACCCAGTATGCCATCGGCGCGCAACGCTTTGCAAAACACGCTCACGCGCGCTGCCATGCACCACCGCTGGTGGGTTAACGATCCCGATTGCCTGCTCATCCGCCTGGATTCAGAGCTTACCCTGCCCGAAGTACAATCACTCGCCACAGCTATCGCCCTCAGCGGTGGGGCGTTGCTGCTCTCCGACGACCTGCCCAACGTACCTGCCGAGCGTTTGCGTATTGCCCAACAACTCTTGCCGCTCATTGGGCAGACACCCCGCGTCCTCGACTGGCTCGACGAACCCCTGCCGCGCCTGCTGCGCCTCGATTTGGAAAACGCTACCGGCATCTGGCATTTGCTGGCAATTTTTAATTGGGATAATAAAAAATATAACAAAAATATCCCCCTGGAGCGCTTTGGGCTGGATGGGGAATATTTTGTGCGCTCGTTTTGGGATGGCGCCACGGACGCGGCTCGGGGTGGGGTGCTGCCCCTGAAGGGAATTCCGCCCCACGGGGTGAAGCTATTGGCCTTGCGAAAAGCCCCCCCTCAATCCCCCCCGATTCCAGAGGGGAAGGATGGTACCCTCACCCCCGCCCCCTCTCCCATAGGGAGAGGGGAGTCGTTGTATTTGGGCAGCGATTTACACATCTCGCAGGGATTGGAAGCAACCCGCTTCATCGTTGCAGACAACTCGCTGGAACTGGAACTCACTCGACCAGGGCATGCCCAGGGGCAGATTGATCTTTATTTGCCACATCCCCCGCGCGAGGCAAGTCTGAACAGCCTGCCCGTTGCGTGGCAATCTTTGCCGGGGCAGGTATATCGCTTTGGTGTAGATTTCCACAACCAGGCAAAACTCAAAATTCAAATGTAG
- a CDS encoding 3-oxoacid CoA-transferase yields MSELNYKPNELLICTAARLMEDNTTAFIGTGIPMLAGALAQKMHAPNLVSVFEFGGTGAILEELPLAVGERRTFHKALAASGLSDIVETAQRGFIEYGFLGGAQIDPYGNLNSTVIGDHDNPKVRLPGSGGGNDVGSHCWRTIAIMQHDKRRFIEKVDFITTPGYLSGPGTREAAGLPPGTGPYRVVTTLAVLGYHPESKRMLLLATQPGVTVEQIIENTGFELLIADEVTENPPPSAEELRILREEVDKEKFYI; encoded by the coding sequence ATGTCTGAGCTAAATTACAAACCCAACGAACTACTGATTTGCACTGCGGCGCGCCTGATGGAAGATAACACCACGGCCTTCATCGGCACCGGCATCCCCATGCTGGCGGGCGCGCTGGCGCAAAAGATGCACGCCCCCAATTTGGTGAGCGTCTTCGAGTTCGGCGGCACAGGCGCGATCCTCGAAGAATTGCCCCTGGCCGTCGGCGAACGGCGCACATTTCACAAGGCGCTGGCCGCCTCCGGGCTGAGTGATATTGTCGAAACGGCGCAGCGCGGCTTCATTGAATACGGCTTTTTGGGCGGCGCGCAGATTGACCCCTACGGTAATTTGAACTCTACGGTCATCGGCGACCACGATAACCCCAAAGTGCGCCTGCCGGGCAGCGGCGGCGGCAACGACGTGGGTTCGCACTGCTGGCGCACCATCGCCATAATGCAGCACGATAAACGCCGCTTCATCGAAAAAGTGGATTTCATCACCACGCCCGGTTATCTCTCCGGGCCAGGCACGCGCGAGGCCGCCGGACTCCCGCCGGGAACTGGGCCGTACCGCGTCGTCACCACGCTGGCTGTGCTGGGCTATCACCCGGAGAGCAAGCGCATGTTGCTGCTTGCCACACAGCCCGGTGTAACGGTGGAACAAATCATCGAGAATACCGGCTTTGAGCTACTCATTGCGGATGAAGTTACTGAGAATCCACCCCCCAGCGCAGAAGAGTTGCGTATTTTGCGCGAAGAAGTAGATAAAGAGAAGTTTTATATTTAA
- a CDS encoding CoA transferase subunit A, whose amino-acid sequence MKILESGIGELLQPPDVNAFREWNRHKPKGLIDKRMSEAEAVSRFIHDGDYIGTELYGTVRCPVSLVNEVVRQGKKNLRLVGQGVYETDLLLAAGLVSAMDHTYIGLEVYGISSALRREVESGRVQCVEWSNGSLAWRFKAAAMGVPFIPVRSMLGTDTLKYSAAKVVECPFTGDPIALLPALILDVGLIHVHRADKHGNCQIDGINGFAFEMARASKRLIISAEEIIETDEIRAQPDRTIIPYYLVDAVVHAPFGAHPGEMCYLYERDEPQLKAWVQASKSPESAQTYLDKYIHGVQNHAQYLDLVGEERLNELRAMVPS is encoded by the coding sequence ATGAAAATTCTCGAGTCCGGCATCGGCGAACTGCTCCAACCCCCCGATGTGAACGCCTTTCGGGAGTGGAATCGCCACAAGCCCAAAGGATTGATCGACAAGCGCATGAGTGAGGCCGAAGCCGTGAGCCGTTTCATCCACGATGGCGATTATATCGGCACGGAGCTTTATGGCACGGTGCGCTGCCCGGTGTCGCTGGTCAATGAAGTTGTGCGCCAGGGGAAGAAGAATTTGCGCCTGGTGGGTCAGGGCGTGTATGAAACCGATCTTTTGCTGGCCGCGGGGCTGGTTAGCGCCATGGATCATACCTATATTGGGTTGGAAGTTTACGGTATTTCAAGCGCGCTGCGCCGCGAAGTCGAGAGCGGACGCGTCCAATGCGTGGAATGGAGCAACGGCAGTCTGGCCTGGCGCTTCAAGGCCGCCGCGATGGGCGTGCCTTTTATTCCGGTGCGCTCCATGCTGGGCACCGACACGCTCAAATACAGCGCCGCCAAAGTGGTGGAATGTCCCTTCACCGGCGATCCGATTGCCCTACTCCCGGCGCTGATTCTGGATGTGGGGCTGATTCATGTCCACCGCGCTGACAAGCACGGCAATTGCCAGATTGACGGAATCAACGGCTTCGCCTTTGAGATGGCGCGCGCATCGAAGCGCCTGATTATCAGCGCAGAAGAGATTATCGAAACCGATGAAATCCGAGCGCAGCCTGACCGCACGATTATCCCTTACTATCTGGTAGATGCCGTTGTCCATGCGCCATTTGGCGCACATCCCGGCGAGATGTGCTACCTGTACGAGCGGGATGAACCCCAACTCAAAGCGTGGGTGCAGGCGTCCAAATCCCCCGAAAGCGCGCAAACCTATCTCGATAAATATATCCACGGAGTGCAGAATCACGCCCAATATCTGGATTTGGTCGGCGAGGAACGGCTGAACGAATTGCGCGCGATGGTTCCGTCATAA